A stretch of Sulfurimonas autotrophica DSM 16294 DNA encodes these proteins:
- the trmA gene encoding tRNA (uridine(54)-C5)-methyltransferase TrmA, whose protein sequence is MDCKYFGECGACRVYENGYEAQLNEKLQINKERFAPYFSGDISVYKSLDEHYRARSEFKIWHIDDDISYAMNHIDKKGVVLIDECPQVNEYIAALMPQLLSAIKVNDIDFKLFGADFLSSSSGEIVVSLLYHRALDVVWQEKAKKIAQDLNIYIIGRSRKQKVIIGQDYITETLHVNNDVYKFKYIENSFTQPNPRVNEQMIAWAAAKFSDTQDDLLELYCGAGNFTIPFAKKFNKVLATEISKSSINAAKANMHLNDVHNIEFVRMSVEEFVDALEGVREFRRMKDIDIKNYTINSIFVDPPRSGMGEYSCKFASRYNHIVYISCNPQTLLDDLDILCKTHDITDMALFDQFPYTHHVEMGVKLIKKGL, encoded by the coding sequence TTGGATTGTAAATATTTTGGCGAATGTGGTGCCTGTAGAGTTTATGAAAATGGATATGAAGCACAGCTCAATGAAAAATTACAGATAAACAAAGAACGATTTGCTCCTTATTTTAGTGGAGATATTTCTGTGTATAAATCTTTGGATGAGCATTATCGTGCAAGAAGCGAGTTCAAAATATGGCATATTGATGATGATATATCATATGCAATGAATCATATTGATAAAAAAGGTGTGGTTCTGATAGATGAATGTCCGCAGGTGAATGAATATATTGCAGCACTTATGCCTCAACTTCTTTCTGCAATTAAAGTAAATGATATAGATTTTAAACTTTTTGGTGCAGACTTTTTAAGTTCAAGTTCCGGTGAGATAGTTGTTTCACTTTTGTATCACAGGGCTTTAGATGTAGTATGGCAGGAAAAAGCAAAAAAAATTGCACAAGATTTGAATATATACATCATAGGCCGGTCACGTAAGCAAAAAGTCATAATCGGGCAGGATTATATAACTGAGACTTTACATGTAAACAACGATGTTTATAAATTTAAATATATAGAAAATAGTTTTACTCAGCCAAATCCAAGGGTAAATGAGCAGATGATTGCATGGGCTGCAGCCAAATTCTCAGATACGCAGGATGATTTGCTTGAACTTTACTGCGGTGCAGGAAATTTCACGATTCCATTTGCAAAAAAATTCAACAAAGTACTGGCTACTGAAATATCTAAATCTTCTATCAATGCAGCAAAAGCAAATATGCATTTAAATGATGTTCATAATATAGAATTTGTACGCATGAGTGTTGAAGAATTTGTTGATGCGCTTGAGGGTGTGCGAGAGTTTAGAAGAATGAAAGATATTGACATTAAGAATTATACCATCAACTCTATCTTTGTTGATCCTCCAAGAAGTGGAATGGGTGAGTACTCATGTAAGTTTGCTTCAAGATATAATCATATAGTATACATATCATGTAACCCGCAAACATTGTTGGATGATTTAGATATATTATGTAAAACACATGACATTACGGATATGGCACTTTTTGATCAATTCCCATACACGCATCATGTTGAAATGGGTGTAAAGCTTATAAAAAAAGGGTTGTAA
- the fliP gene encoding flagellar type III secretion system pore protein FliP (The bacterial flagellar biogenesis protein FliP forms a type III secretion system (T3SS)-type pore required for flagellar assembly.) — protein MIRGLFLLLALSALTFGAQSPVIPTMNLSLSAPDTPQQLVSSLNVLVVLTLLFLAPAMVLVMTTFTRFVIVFGFLRQALGTQQVPPTQLLVMLAMILTFFVMEPIGTKAYNQGIKPYVAKEIGYEEAFTKTTLPFKNFMIRNTREKDLALFLRIRKMQNPKSVADVPLSIVIPAFIISEMKTAFEIGFLLFLPFLVIDMVVASILMSMGMMMLPPVMISLPFKILVFVLIDGWNLLIGNLIFSIK, from the coding sequence ATGATAAGAGGTCTATTTTTACTTTTAGCACTAAGTGCTTTGACATTTGGTGCGCAATCTCCGGTTATCCCTACTATGAATTTAAGCCTTTCAGCACCGGATACGCCGCAGCAGCTTGTTTCATCCCTTAATGTATTAGTTGTTCTTACATTACTTTTTTTAGCACCGGCTATGGTGCTTGTAATGACAACATTTACCCGTTTTGTTATTGTATTTGGGTTTTTACGTCAGGCACTCGGTACACAGCAGGTTCCTCCGACACAACTGCTTGTTATGCTCGCAATGATTTTGACTTTTTTTGTGATGGAACCCATAGGAACTAAAGCTTATAATCAGGGTATTAAGCCATATGTAGCCAAAGAAATAGGCTATGAAGAGGCCTTCACAAAAACTACCTTGCCTTTTAAAAACTTTATGATTAGAAATACCAGAGAAAAAGATTTAGCACTCTTTTTACGCATACGAAAAATGCAAAACCCTAAAAGTGTGGCAGATGTACCTTTATCTATTGTGATTCCGGCATTTATTATCAGTGAGATGAAAACCGCTTTTGAGATAGGTTTTTTACTCTTTTTACCATTTTTGGTTATAGATATGGTTGTGGCATCTATTTTGATGTCGATGGGTATGATGATGCTGCCTCCTGTTATGATTTCTCTGCCTTTTAAAATACTTGTATTCGTATTGATTGACGGTTGGAATTTACTTATAGGTAATTTAATCTTTTCTATAAAATAA
- a CDS encoding flagellar motor protein MotB, translated as MAKQKCPECEECLPAWLAAFGDLMSLLLCFFVLLLSMSSMDAKKISEAIGSLSGAMSVLEGGTQTEISKKRMLEATPIDIQDETSEIVNRVQQAAGDANEMMEKTQSPAITIKEAQDGFVIKLPATLLFNPGSATIENQDALLFLKRITLIIQELPNDMLVDVQGHTDNTGPGANSPYKDNWELSTARALAVLHELILDGVDPARMSATGFAQYQPIATNATATGREKNRRVELHFYGKKNDEATNVNNSILDKTAEKK; from the coding sequence ATGGCTAAGCAAAAATGTCCTGAATGTGAAGAGTGTTTGCCGGCATGGTTGGCTGCATTTGGAGACTTGATGTCTCTTCTTTTGTGTTTTTTCGTTTTACTCCTTTCTATGTCAAGTATGGACGCAAAAAAGATTTCAGAAGCAATCGGTTCACTGTCAGGCGCTATGAGTGTACTCGAAGGCGGTACCCAAACTGAAATTTCGAAAAAAAGAATGCTTGAAGCTACGCCGATAGATATTCAAGATGAAACGAGTGAAATTGTAAATAGAGTACAGCAGGCTGCAGGTGATGCAAATGAGATGATGGAAAAAACACAATCTCCGGCAATTACTATAAAAGAAGCTCAGGATGGTTTTGTTATAAAACTGCCTGCTACGCTTTTATTTAATCCCGGAAGTGCTACGATAGAAAATCAGGATGCGTTATTATTTTTAAAACGAATTACTTTGATTATTCAAGAGTTGCCAAATGATATGCTAGTTGATGTTCAAGGGCATACTGATAATACGGGTCCTGGAGCAAACAGCCCATATAAAGACAATTGGGAACTCTCAACCGCAAGAGCTTTAGCAGTACTCCATGAACTAATTTTAGATGGAGTAGATCCGGCACGTATGAGTGCTACAGGTTTTGCTCAGTATCAGCCAATCGCTACAAATGCAACTGCAACAGGAAGAGAAAAAAACCGAAGAGTTGAGTTGCATTTTTACGGTAAAAAAAATGATGAAGCCACAAATGTAAACAATTCAATTTTAGATAAGACAGCTGAGAAGAAATGA
- a CDS encoding motility protein A yields the protein MDLGTVIGIVLIMALLLGAMTMGVGVGAYIDIPSVLIVVGGSIGALMISFKPAQMKKFTKVFMKAIKPGEEDIGELIKKLVEFATKARKDGILALESEVNNEENEFLKKGLSMAIDGSEPDTIRDLLEIDMEQTSTRHKVYASIFNQWAGLAGAMGMIGTLVGLVAMLLNMADPSAIGPSMAVALLTTMYGAMIGNIFGTPISNILSIRNDEETMLKQMILEGIMSIQSGDAPRVLEAKLLAYLAPADRVSQFE from the coding sequence ATGGATTTAGGTACGGTCATTGGTATTGTTTTGATTATGGCTCTTTTGCTTGGAGCCATGACAATGGGTGTTGGTGTCGGTGCATATATTGACATTCCTTCTGTTTTAATCGTTGTCGGGGGTAGTATCGGGGCATTGATGATCTCCTTCAAACCTGCTCAGATGAAAAAATTCACTAAAGTATTTATGAAAGCTATCAAACCTGGCGAAGAAGATATTGGTGAGCTTATTAAAAAACTTGTAGAGTTTGCAACTAAAGCGAGAAAGGACGGTATTTTGGCTTTGGAGAGTGAGGTTAACAATGAAGAAAATGAGTTTTTGAAAAAAGGACTCTCCATGGCTATTGACGGTAGTGAACCTGATACTATTCGTGATTTACTTGAAATTGATATGGAACAAACAAGTACACGCCATAAGGTTTATGCTTCGATTTTTAATCAGTGGGCAGGACTTGCGGGGGCAATGGGTATGATTGGAACCCTGGTTGGTTTGGTTGCCATGCTTTTAAATATGGCAGATCCTTCGGCAATCGGTCCATCGATGGCAGTTGCACTCCTTACAACAATGTATGGGGCAATGATTGGTAATATATTTGGAACACCGATTTCTAATATTTTGAGTATTAGAAATGATGAGGAGACTATGCTCAAACAGATGATACTTGAGGGTATTATGTCTATTCAATCTGGTGATGCACCTAGGGTTCTTGAAGCGAAACTGCTTGCATACTTGGCACCTGCTGATCGTGTAAGTCAGTTTGAATAA
- a CDS encoding phosphatase PAP2 family protein yields the protein MNINQQLVVTFIVLLFSIVFFGITDVDLSLQDEFFNFSTHKWILFWGEEPYKFIFYDGIKKLLIAFAVSLLIALILFRKTKLVNDYKRGMIIVILSAIFVPLIASSIKGQTNMPCPKDEVRYGGIYPRTAVWQNYTPEFKLHHEKSKCWPAGHASGGFALLSLIFLFHKRKHKIIAGTSALAVGWSMGLYKMIIGDHFFSHTVITMILAWLIILLIAKIVNKIYSL from the coding sequence ATGAACATTAATCAACAGCTTGTCGTTACCTTTATAGTACTGCTTTTTAGTATTGTATTTTTTGGTATCACTGATGTTGATCTTAGCTTGCAAGATGAATTTTTCAATTTTTCGACACATAAATGGATTCTTTTTTGGGGTGAAGAGCCTTACAAATTTATATTTTATGACGGAATTAAAAAACTCTTAATTGCCTTTGCTGTGAGTTTGTTAATTGCACTAATACTTTTTAGAAAAACAAAATTAGTCAATGACTATAAAAGAGGAATGATAATTGTTATTTTATCAGCTATTTTTGTTCCGCTAATTGCAAGTTCTATAAAAGGCCAAACAAATATGCCTTGCCCGAAAGATGAAGTAAGATACGGTGGTATATACCCAAGAACGGCAGTATGGCAAAATTACACGCCGGAGTTCAAACTCCACCATGAAAAAAGTAAATGCTGGCCTGCAGGACATGCAAGCGGCGGTTTTGCACTCTTGAGCCTTATCTTTTTATTTCATAAAAGAAAACACAAAATTATTGCCGGTACTTCTGCTTTGGCAGTCGGCTGGAGTATGGGGCTGTATAAAATGATTATAGGTGATCATTTTTTCAGCCATACAGTTATAACGATGATTTTGGCATGGTTGATTATTTTACTCATTGCAAAGATAGTCAATAAAATTTACTCTTTATAA
- a CDS encoding phosphoethanolamine transferase, which produces MKRFTQTQLIIYVSIFFILFDNYSFFHNVLQVYPLNWHNIGFLISLAVIIVFFMIFLLSLLCYKYTLKPILITLLLISSLTNYFMNSYHVVIDASMIRNTLQTNMHESLDLVTLKQVLYFVFLGLLPSYFVYKAKIEYRPFKQELLARLKLIGLSLAVIIASVFLFSKFYTSFVREHKPLRYTINPAYWMYSIGKYINLTFNSGELVVKPIGLDAKVVNDDNRSKLVIMVVGEAARADHFSLNGYERETNPLLSKDDIVDFPNFYSCGTSTAASVPCMFSKYNKSSYSYKKGISTENVLDVLKHTKDVAILWRDNNSDSKGVALRVPYEDYKIPKNNTICEDGECRDVGMLVGLDKFIEKNKNKNILIVLHQMGNHGPAYYKRYPKAFEKFTPTCKTNQLEDCTQEEIKNAYDNAILYTDYFLDKTIDFLKKYDKKYDTAMIYMSDHGESLGEGGVYLHGLPYFMAPDAQVHIGALMWFGKNMAKRVNEKALRKRKDEKYTQDDLFHTLLGLFNVKTKEYNKKMDILKNEH; this is translated from the coding sequence TTGAAAAGATTTACACAAACACAACTTATCATCTATGTCAGCATATTTTTTATTTTATTTGACAATTACAGCTTTTTTCATAACGTCTTGCAGGTTTATCCTCTCAATTGGCACAATATCGGCTTTTTGATTTCGCTAGCAGTTATTATTGTGTTTTTTATGATATTTTTGCTGAGTCTGTTATGTTATAAATATACGCTTAAGCCAATTCTTATTACGCTGTTACTTATATCATCACTCACAAACTACTTTATGAACAGCTATCATGTCGTTATTGATGCAAGTATGATTAGAAACACACTGCAGACAAACATGCATGAATCTCTGGACTTGGTAACACTTAAACAGGTTTTATATTTTGTCTTTTTGGGTCTTTTACCTTCATATTTCGTATACAAAGCAAAGATTGAGTACAGACCCTTTAAACAAGAACTTTTAGCACGGTTAAAACTCATCGGACTCTCTTTGGCAGTTATCATAGCATCCGTCTTTTTATTTAGTAAATTTTATACATCATTTGTCAGAGAACATAAACCCCTGCGTTATACAATAAATCCGGCATACTGGATGTACTCCATTGGAAAATATATCAATTTGACCTTTAACAGCGGCGAACTTGTAGTAAAACCTATAGGACTTGATGCAAAAGTAGTAAATGATGACAATCGTAGTAAATTGGTGATTATGGTTGTCGGAGAAGCAGCACGTGCAGATCATTTCAGTCTTAACGGATATGAAAGAGAGACAAACCCGCTGCTTTCAAAAGATGATATTGTAGATTTTCCGAATTTTTATTCATGCGGAACGTCTACAGCAGCATCTGTACCTTGTATGTTTTCAAAGTATAACAAATCAAGTTACAGCTATAAAAAAGGTATCAGTACCGAAAATGTGCTTGATGTTTTAAAGCATACGAAAGATGTGGCAATACTCTGGCGAGATAACAACTCTGACTCAAAAGGTGTGGCACTGCGTGTACCGTATGAAGATTATAAAATTCCAAAGAACAATACTATTTGTGAAGATGGTGAGTGTAGAGACGTAGGAATGCTTGTCGGACTTGATAAATTTATAGAAAAAAACAAGAACAAAAATATTTTAATAGTTTTACATCAAATGGGAAATCATGGACCTGCATACTATAAACGCTATCCAAAAGCGTTCGAGAAATTCACACCTACATGTAAGACGAATCAGCTTGAAGATTGTACGCAGGAAGAGATAAAAAATGCGTATGATAATGCAATTTTATATACGGATTATTTTTTAGACAAGACGATAGATTTTTTAAAAAAATATGATAAAAAATATGATACAGCCATGATATATATGAGTGACCATGGAGAGAGTTTAGGCGAGGGAGGTGTTTATCTTCACGGGCTTCCTTACTTTATGGCTCCTGATGCGCAGGTACATATCGGTGCTCTTATGTGGTTTGGAAAAAATATGGCAAAAAGAGTAAATGAAAAAGCATTGAGAAAAAGAAAAGATGAGAAATATACACAAGATGATTTGTTTCATACGCTTTTAGGACTCTTTAATGTAAAAACAAAAGAGTACAATAAAAAGATGGATATTCTAAAAAATGAACATTAA
- the glmU gene encoding bifunctional UDP-N-acetylglucosamine diphosphorylase/glucosamine-1-phosphate N-acetyltransferase GlmU: MKKENISIIILAAGKGSRMKSSKAKVLHTISGKPMLYHIIKESRKISDDITVVVAHQKEAVIDEMHKYFDDINFVIQDAQNFPGTGGALKNVSPKNEKVLVLNGDMPLITAESLEGFLEMDADIIMSIFDLEDPNGYGRVIIRNNHVEYIVEQKDADDAELNVTTVNAGVYAFSKVILERYIPDLNNANAQQEYYLTDIIAMANEDECSIVPLLVDEEYFKGVNSKKDLADAENIMQNRIRTKWMQEGVSMQLPSTIYIEEGVTFEGECTVENGCRITGESKIISSHIKAGSVVEDSIMKNSDCGPMAHLRPLSNIEDTHIGNFVEVKKSTLKGVKAGHLSYLGDAEIDEGTNIGAGTITCNYDGVKKYKTLIGKNVFIGSDSQLVAPVIIEDDVMIAAGTTVTSGEIKSGNLVLSRTKMRLVKDFYYKFFGKH; encoded by the coding sequence ATGAAAAAAGAAAATATAAGTATTATAATTTTAGCAGCCGGAAAAGGCAGCCGTATGAAATCATCAAAGGCAAAAGTTTTACACACGATCAGCGGGAAACCTATGCTCTACCACATTATAAAAGAATCCCGTAAAATTTCTGATGATATTACAGTAGTAGTTGCCCACCAAAAAGAAGCTGTTATTGATGAAATGCATAAATATTTTGATGATATAAATTTTGTTATACAAGATGCGCAGAACTTTCCCGGAACCGGCGGCGCACTAAAAAATGTCAGCCCAAAAAATGAAAAAGTTCTTGTTTTAAACGGAGATATGCCGCTTATTACCGCAGAGTCGCTTGAAGGTTTTTTAGAAATGGACGCGGACATCATTATGAGTATATTTGATTTAGAGGACCCTAACGGTTACGGTCGCGTCATTATACGAAACAATCATGTTGAATACATTGTAGAACAAAAAGATGCTGATGATGCAGAGCTTAATGTCACAACAGTCAATGCAGGAGTATATGCCTTTTCAAAAGTGATTTTAGAGCGATACATTCCTGATTTAAATAATGCCAATGCGCAACAGGAATACTATCTTACCGATATTATAGCGATGGCAAATGAAGACGAGTGCAGCATCGTTCCTTTGCTTGTAGATGAAGAGTATTTCAAAGGTGTCAACTCCAAAAAAGACCTTGCAGATGCAGAAAATATAATGCAGAATAGAATTCGCACAAAATGGATGCAAGAAGGTGTGAGCATGCAGCTTCCCTCGACCATCTATATAGAAGAAGGCGTGACATTTGAGGGTGAATGCACAGTAGAAAACGGCTGCCGCATTACAGGAGAGAGTAAAATAATAAGCTCACACATAAAAGCCGGAAGCGTTGTAGAAGACAGCATTATGAAAAACTCAGACTGCGGACCGATGGCTCATTTAAGACCACTTTCAAACATAGAAGACACACACATCGGTAATTTCGTTGAAGTAAAAAAATCAACACTCAAAGGTGTAAAAGCAGGTCATTTAAGTTACTTGGGCGATGCCGAGATAGATGAAGGCACAAACATAGGCGCAGGAACCATTACATGTAACTACGACGGTGTCAAAAAATACAAAACACTCATAGGGAAAAATGTTTTCATAGGCAGTGACTCTCAGCTTGTAGCACCAGTCATTATAGAAGATGATGTAATGATAGCAGCAGGAACAACGGTTACAAGCGGAGAAATAAAAAGCGGAAACCTCGTCCTAAGCCGAACAAAAATGCGCCTTGTAAAAGACTTTTATTATAAGTTTTTTGGGAAACACTAG
- a CDS encoding YcjX family protein — translation MATEILKNLLNLPNISLSSNSVKIAITGLSRSGKTVFITSLIDQLLYQDKILGVTASYPPFKTTIKPPLANAKRFDYYTLIHQLKQEHRWTKGTDEITHTVLEIETKSRFAFLGNSTFEIELIDYPGEWLLDLALLEMNYKKWSQKTMLWLHSVDDDKARAYLATLDSLTAKINTQEVELKLHNKYKELLIHLKKNHYSQLTPGRFIMPSDLANDPILVFAPLPPNAAKELFKSYEKRYNRYVKEIVKDIQLEHFKGFERQVVLVDVLEALQNGYDCYSDMKNGLKSMLALYEHKNKNFLSQWFSPSIKKVLFCATKADQVAASQHANFSALLVDMIDDLQKELDISHIKTNTQIVAALKSTVTIEKKYEGQTLSFIRGILEEDGEMHDLYPGKMPIRFPSKAEFDTSKYGYKNFLPPKKPYRENESLAHINMDRVIRKLIGDLL, via the coding sequence ATGGCAACTGAAATTTTAAAAAATCTGCTTAATTTACCCAACATTTCATTAAGCTCAAACTCCGTTAAAATCGCCATCACAGGACTGAGCCGCTCGGGCAAAACCGTCTTCATCACTTCACTCATCGATCAGCTTTTATATCAAGATAAAATCCTCGGTGTCACAGCCTCTTATCCGCCTTTTAAGACAACTATCAAACCGCCTTTGGCAAATGCAAAACGATTTGACTACTACACTCTTATACATCAGCTCAAACAAGAACACAGATGGACAAAAGGAACAGATGAAATCACCCATACAGTTTTGGAGATAGAGACAAAAAGCCGCTTTGCATTTTTAGGCAACTCTACCTTTGAAATAGAGCTCATTGATTATCCAGGCGAATGGCTGCTTGATTTGGCATTACTCGAGATGAACTATAAAAAATGGTCACAAAAAACTATGCTCTGGCTTCACAGTGTAGATGATGACAAAGCAAGAGCATATCTAGCAACACTGGATTCGCTGACCGCCAAAATAAATACACAAGAAGTTGAGCTAAAATTACATAACAAGTATAAAGAACTTCTCATCCATCTCAAAAAAAATCACTACTCCCAACTCACACCGGGAAGATTCATCATGCCCTCTGATTTGGCAAATGACCCGATACTTGTTTTTGCTCCCTTGCCTCCAAACGCAGCAAAAGAGCTTTTTAAGAGTTATGAGAAACGCTACAACAGATATGTCAAAGAAATCGTCAAAGATATACAGCTTGAGCATTTCAAAGGTTTTGAGCGGCAAGTTGTGTTGGTGGATGTTCTTGAAGCTTTGCAAAACGGCTATGATTGTTACAGTGATATGAAAAACGGACTCAAAAGTATGCTCGCACTTTATGAGCACAAAAACAAAAACTTTTTGTCACAGTGGTTTAGCCCAAGTATCAAAAAAGTTCTCTTTTGTGCTACAAAAGCAGACCAGGTCGCAGCTTCACAGCACGCCAACTTCAGCGCACTTTTAGTAGATATGATAGACGACCTGCAAAAAGAACTCGACATCTCACATATCAAAACAAATACCCAGATAGTTGCCGCTTTAAAATCCACCGTAACAATAGAGAAGAAGTACGAAGGACAAACTCTCTCTTTTATCCGCGGTATTTTAGAAGAAGACGGCGAGATGCATGACCTTTACCCCGGCAAAATGCCCATACGCTTCCCAAGTAAAGCAGAATTTGACACAAGTAAATACGGCTATAAGAACTTTCTGCCACCTAAAAAGCCATACCGAGAAAATGAATCCCTTGCGCATATTAATATGGACAGAGTCATTAGAAAACTCATAGGAGATCTGTTATGA
- a CDS encoding TIGR01620 family protein — MSIKPFSQKVKESASQQQETLKPFVAEPKGGVEIEEQSLELSQTQLEEKRNFLQKSIRFLGSLSGILVTLITFLFIALTVDALQNLESLYQSKSLLDMFYLIGLTLLTLSLGLFSYKNYKDIKALKNAKKMQNFYALQKENPNKQIIPMTRKLLDRYAKNYTNEKILTKIEVLQNSINNSYDYYEIYDDLDKEVLSLIDTKAKEKIKNASIQAAISTAISPLALLDAMIIIWRSFLLTKEIAVLYGYKPSVYSTVVLLKHGAFNVFFAGATELAQEYANETMHNSLIAKASSSASQGIVNGVLMARLGYGVLKACRPLPLKAKRDSFMGAIYKALKNTLLENKNDVN, encoded by the coding sequence ATGAGTATCAAACCATTCAGCCAAAAAGTAAAAGAAAGCGCGTCACAACAACAAGAAACCCTGAAACCTTTTGTTGCTGAGCCTAAAGGCGGTGTAGAGATAGAAGAGCAAAGCTTAGAACTTTCCCAAACGCAACTCGAAGAAAAAAGAAACTTTCTTCAAAAAAGCATAAGATTTTTAGGCTCTCTAAGTGGCATCCTCGTTACGCTCATCACTTTTTTGTTTATCGCACTCACAGTAGATGCGCTGCAAAATCTAGAGTCACTCTACCAAAGTAAATCACTCTTAGATATGTTCTATCTCATCGGGCTCACACTTTTAACACTCTCACTCGGACTCTTTAGCTACAAAAACTACAAAGATATAAAAGCACTCAAAAATGCAAAAAAGATGCAGAATTTTTATGCCCTGCAAAAAGAAAATCCTAACAAACAAATCATCCCGATGACAAGAAAACTGCTTGATAGATATGCAAAAAATTACACGAATGAAAAAATCCTGACAAAGATAGAAGTCTTGCAAAACAGCATCAACAATTCATATGATTATTATGAGATATATGATGACCTTGACAAAGAGGTACTCAGCCTCATCGACACAAAAGCAAAAGAAAAAATCAAAAACGCTTCCATCCAAGCTGCCATTTCTACAGCCATCTCTCCTCTTGCCTTGCTTGATGCGATGATAATCATCTGGCGCAGTTTTTTACTCACAAAAGAGATAGCCGTTTTATATGGCTACAAACCAAGTGTCTACTCTACCGTAGTCCTGCTCAAACACGGTGCTTTCAATGTCTTCTTTGCAGGTGCAACAGAACTTGCACAAGAGTATGCAAACGAAACTATGCACAACTCACTTATAGCCAAAGCTTCCTCTTCCGCTTCACAGGGCATAGTAAATGGCGTACTGATGGCGCGTCTGGGTTACGGCGTACTAAAAGCCTGCCGCCCTCTCCCACTCAAAGCCAAAAGAGATAGTTTTATGGGCGCAATTTATAAGGCTTTAAAAAATACACTACTAGAAAACAAAAATGATGTTAATTAA